A genomic region of Thiohalophilus sp. contains the following coding sequences:
- a CDS encoding glycoside hydrolase family 108 protein: MPQDIMPLAMAWVIKTEGGYVNDPQDPGGETKYGISRRAHPGIDIKNLTVDEATELYRIDYWDAYRCGELPPAFGLFLFDSVVQHRPGDAVKILQRAIGTTVDGDIGPKTIAATHAAGEYHLGLAFAERAEYSPRSSPVATDNFRAIHHRLVPSPVRAARLHLRAVPARRSPIT; this comes from the coding sequence ATGCCACAAGACATCATGCCGCTGGCCATGGCCTGGGTCATCAAGACCGAAGGCGGCTACGTCAACGACCCGCAAGACCCGGGCGGCGAAACAAAGTACGGCATCAGCCGCCGCGCCCACCCGGGCATCGACATCAAAAACCTCACCGTCGACGAAGCCACCGAGCTCTACCGCATCGACTACTGGGACGCCTACCGTTGCGGCGAACTGCCGCCGGCCTTCGGCCTGTTCCTGTTCGATTCCGTGGTGCAGCACCGCCCGGGCGATGCCGTCAAGATCCTGCAGCGGGCAATCGGTACAACCGTGGACGGTGACATCGGGCCCAAGACCATCGCCGCAACCCATGCTGCTGGTGAATATCACCTTGGCCTCGCCTTCGCCGAACGTGCCGAGTACTCACCACGATCATCACCAGTAGCAACGGACAACTTTCGAGCGATTCATCACCGGCTGGTTCCGTCGCCTGTTCGAGCTGCACGCCTTCATCTACGAGCAGTCCCTGCACGACGAAGCCCCATCACGTGA